The genomic stretch actgcattccacagtaagaacatcataccaaaggtcaagcatggtggtggtggtgtgatggtttggggatgctttgctgcctcaggacctggacgacttgccttaatagaaggaaccatgaattctgttctgtatcagagaattctacaggagaatgtcagaccatccgtctgtgagctgaagctgaagcgcagctgggtcatgcagcaagacaatgatccaaaacacacaatcaagtctacatgaaaatagctaaaaagcaacaaattggaagttttggaatggcctagtcaaagtctagacctaatcccaattgagatgttgtggcaggacttgaaaagagcagttcatgcttgaaaacccacacgtcactgagttaaagcagttctgcatggaagagtgggccaaaattcctccacagcgacgtgagagactgatcaacaactacaggaagcatttggttggagtcattgcagctaaaggtggcacaaccagttattgagtgtaagggggcaattactttttcacacaggggaattgggtgttgcataactttgtttatgaaataaatgaaataaatatgtaattgttgtgttatttgttcacttatgttccctttatctgatattaggttttggttgaagatctgataacattcagtatcacaaatatgcaaaagtagagaaaattagaaagggggcaaatactttttcatagcactgtatatgttATAGGAAGAAACACATACTCATACAGTTAAAGTGGTTCTGTCTGTACTACATCTACCTGTGTATTGTACTcaccagtgtgtagactactgcTCCAACGGCCGCATACACCATGTGAAGCCAAGGAATCTGGCCAGGAGGAGACAGCACCATTAGAAAACACAGAACCATACAATAGACATGGAAAACAAACATGACTAGGTATagctaaaggtgtgtgtgtgtgtgtgtgtgttagtgatgcgTGGGATGTCacataacccgcagtccccgcAGTTATACCCGCGGGGCGGACGGGTTTAGGgtaattaaatattgtgtggatgaagggcaggTGGGTGGCGGGTGGGttgaataaagacaaaacaatacCTTTAAAAAATCCATGAATGTATAATTCTTGCGCAATTtctatctataggctacattaaggtttttctttcatgattttaggctatctggcatgAGTGTATAAGCCTAAGCTTTAGGATCCAAATGTACGTGTGCCAATAGCCTACATGCTAAtcaccaaatgcttttgggaacgggcagaaaaagttCATGTCAATCCACGGAGGCAAAAAAGGACAATgtgagtttaattcaataagagaaaagctacGAAAGGACAGtagaaaataaagagaagggagggccagaaaataaatgttttgccacttcaccaaatctttcccaaacatgacTTTTCTATGTTATGTGttatgattgtgaggcgctatacaaattcaacagtcacaagacggggacttcaaataggcctatgccacgtcaagggaactgtagcctactgttcagatgggttaaatggaaactgaaatttggactctgactgtaggtctataacctctcacagtcttgcagtaaaattatacaccaaacTGTAGGCAACATTTTGACTagggaacaggagtggaggaatattatttatttatttccgcATCTTGAGAGAAAGTGAATGCTcagttagataccatctgtagaggtgctatctttatcagcatcataaaagctgatagtatttcaaacacataaaatatgcatccaagccgaactgaaaaCTTAACAGAAACATGTTGattcgttttcacagctttctacttccttacaaccggtcaaactgatgtcatttggaaatttGACACAGAAAATCTTTCCCGTTTATTTTCTTTTTGTTATAGCATTTTtccccagtccctaaacgtctttgctctgTGAAAGAAGATAACAgaaaactttaccgatgtcaactacaTTGAAGCATTAATTCgatcgatttatgacattatcCTGGTAaccaagggtttatttagtcttccaGGGCAACATACAGCCTattgacagaagagaagctgcatgtatctaattatagacaagttgactaacaaatagccttcCAAAATGTCAGAAagtataagcagaaacatatctaaaaccaggcaaaaacaaaaatcctgTCCCCTGTCAAAAAATCGTTCTGCCGTATTTGACTGTAGCCTatagcgcattttctatatttgcaggttagggtcgggtgcgggCCCCAGATTTtaactttatcacatatagtcaggaggttgtggatgggttattagcaattgcaggCGGGTGCAGGGGAGCAAACAGCTGACCTGCGCACCActagtgtgtgcgtgcgtaatATGCCAACTCACATATTTGAAGGAGAGCACAATGGCTGTGATGATGCCTGCCACCATGACAACGACCCCCAGGACACAGAATAGGCCTGTGCATGAGGTGAGGTCCACCTGAGGAGAGACATTATGAAGTTTCAAacacttgctcacacacacacacccatatacgcacacacacttgTCAGGTGTCTCTTACCTTGGTCTGAAAGCAGAAGACAGTGGTGATGATACACACGATGACGGTGATGCCCAGAGCCAGAAACACTGCCTTAGTGTCATAGTAACTACAgagcagagacacacagagacaagacAGACATTACTACCACgctcaggagtgtgtgtgtgtgtgtgtgtgtgtgtgtgtgtgtgtgtgtctctcacctGGATATGGTCCCAGTCATGTAGGACATGGCCagtgtctgtagaacacagaatACACAGATTAATATAGAACAATGCAGGCCACCATAGAGCGGTATGACAGACTAGTGTGGCCCAGTGCAGAGGTAAAAAAAGGTCATGCCTGTACAGTGACTTTCCCCACAGTCCTGTTAGAGTGAACTCTCCCCTTCTGACCCCTCCCACTCCAGGTCAGTGTTTTTAGTCGTAAGATGAAGAAGGCACAAGTTCTGGTTAGGAAGATTGTGCGTGCGTCTAAGAAGTGAGTTGTGGGGTTTATTGTCGGGAGGGTTAATGCTACATTATGATGATTGACTGCAAGCAATTACCTTTAGGCCTAATTACCTTGTTACATCTGTAACTGTTGCTGTGTAGTACTGCTGCAGCTTATGTACAGTATATTTCAGCTACGCCATGTGCATGTCGTTTATAAGTGCCTATATTGCATTTCATGCATGAGTGTTGcgcagtagatgttattgtttagagatggttcattcctacaGCCTGTATGTGCACTTTACTGCTGCGCTTTCATAGTTCGCGCTATCgtcagcttctctctctctctctctctctctctctctctctctctctctctctctctctctctctctctctctctctctctctctctctctctctctctctctctctctctctctctctctctctctcttctctctctctctctctctctctctctctctctctctctccctctctctctctcctctctctctctctctctctctctctctctctctctctctctctctctctctctctctctctctctctctctctctctctctctctctctctctctctctctctctctctctctctctctctctctctctctctctctcgtgcagATATTCCTATTGCATAGCTTACAACAGAGTATacggggtgtggtatatggccaatataacatggctaagggctgcctggatacagcccttagccgtggtatattggccatataccacaaacccctgaggtgccttattgctattataaactggttaccaacgtaattagagcagtaaaaataaatgttttgtcatacccgtggtatacgatctgatataccacggctctcagccaatcagcattcagtgctcgaactacccagtttataattgttcTTACCTTTCAGGTAAAATCACTGAAAAGTTTGTGTGTTCATACTATGTGTGGTGGTGACGAAGATAAATAAAACTCTGGGTATGGACATATCTGCCTTGTTCTTGCCGGACAGCCTGTAGTGAGCTCCAGCTAGCCATTTTTTCAACAGATCTGTACAGACTAGTAATAGTGATAGTTACTTACAAAGATGGCCAGCAGGATGATATTCCATGGGAATTTCCTCCTAAAGACAGGGGAGGGGCCACATAAGGACAGCACTTCAATACAATAAAACGTTGTTGTCAACTATATTGTCAACATTTACCAAAGGTGTTCTTTAAGAAAGAGACTCACCTGGGTCCTTTACAGCAGACCAGCACAATGTGAGTGACAAAATACACAGCGCTGCAAAGACATAGGTCAACACAGCTGTCAATCAAACAGCACATGCAAAACATAGGCCAGTATAGCTgtcaatttttacatttacatttgagtcatttagtagacgctcttatccagagcgacttacagttagtgagtgtatacatttttcatactggccccccgtgggaaacgaacccacaaccctggcgttgcaagcgccatgctctaccaactgagctacagtactgtaaaaccaTAGGTCAGTAATAAGGGATAGTACTTACAATGACGCCCAGTAGACAGCTGGGTTTCTGATCACAAACAGCTTGACAGATTCACTGCAAAGAAGAGAAACTCAGTTATCCAAACACACATGTGCAGGAACACAAAACCACTAACACACAGTCATACACAGTcatagtaacacacacactcacacaaatgtGAAGACGGCCACGATTGCGACAGTGACGAGTAGCTGAGATGCCAGGATCATATACACCtaagaaaaaagaaagagagggagagagagagagaatattatacacttcttgtgtgtttgtgtgtgtgtgttaactgtgtgtgtgcgtgtgcgtgctgTGTTCTCACCTTTCGTATGAAGGAGTGTCGCACTTTCAGACTGTCAAAGCTGCCTGCCGCAAACCCCTCCCCATCGCCTGTGACATCAGCAGAGACATCATTAGAGTCATTTGTCAGTTCACATCAGAACAGAAGCCTGGTAATCAACTACTAAAGTATAACCTATAGTATCAAGTATTTATTTTAACTGTGTGAAGGATCTTATTCAGTAGTAACAGAACACTCAGAGTAAGCCCCAGCCAGGTGAGATAGGAGGGTTCAGGCTTACCGCTCAGTGCACTGCTTGGCATCGTAGGGGGAATGATAGGGGGCATGGGTGGCATCATAGGCTGGTTGTTGTAACCTGGACCCCCAGGGTGAGGCTGGCCTGGGTAGGGCCCAGCAGGGTACCCGGCAGGCTGGCCGGGGTATGGAGGTCCATGGGGACCAGAGGGATAGGGTGCTGAGGGCTGGCCTGATGTGGGACCTCCATTGGCAGGGAAGCCGTAggcggggggaggggggtagttACCACCTTGGGGGCCATAGAGGGGGGCATGAGAGTCATCGTAACCCGGGGGGAAGTCAGACCGAGACAtactgtctgagagagagagagagagagagagagagagagagagagagagagagagagagagagagagagagagagagagaacaaacaccattgtaaatacaacccatatttatgtttatttattttcccatttgtactttaactatttgcacattgttactacactgtatatatacataatatgacatttgaaatgtctttattcttttgaaacttctgagtgtaatgtttactgttaatatttattgtttatttcacttttgtttactatctacttcacttgctttggcaatgttaacacacgtttcccatgccaataaagcccttaaattgaaattgaattgagaggatgagaaaagagagagagaggggaggagggagagcgagagagagaagtggttatGGCCCATTCAACCAGAACTAAGACAGGAGTCTTAACGCGTCAACATGCTTCCCACCCAAACAGTTCAGAACAGTATGTGAACATATTATCACAACATTTTGTGAAGTTTTTGTTTGTCTTGGTCTTCGGCAAGGGTTTCCATGTTTCTGCTTATATCTGTGgttcacacacacatcactgcagcacaaccacacatacacacactgcaaaCATCACAACCATACAAACATCACAACCAAATGTAACATTTCCAATAACCACTATTATACTATTACATACGCCACACATTATCACATACACTAAACACTACAGAGCTcactgacagagagaaagacagagagagagtttagaGAGTAGAGTTTATATAGGTcatttaacttgcaatgatcatTATGGGAGTTCCCACAGTTAGGGAGTAGGCCTCTAAACTCCCACGAACAGGGATAGTTTGGGTGTAGGCCTCCACCTTAAAACATGCCATTACGTCACATCTCCAGTGCTAAGCAACAGTGAAAAATATCAGCTGGAAAAAATGCTTCTGCCGTTTGCCGCCCATAAAAcagtccctctgtgtgtgtgtgtgtttctgtagttACCCACAGGTTTATGACTAAACACTGTGTAACTTCTTCAGCCGTACGTCATGGGAGAGAGTGTGAAGTGAGAATGTGAAACTGGCTGGTTAGGTTTCTAAAGTAGTCTGCACGATTCAAAACCGCTTTAGCCCATTGAATACGGCCCGTGTCAGTACAGCCCTACCAAAGTATCCAAGTTTGGCCATAGCCAACtgcgcatctctctctctctctcgatctctctctctctcacacacaccagtGTTAAAATTAAATCGCAGGCAAAACGTAAACTGGCCAACTCCCCTCGCTCACTGGTGGTTTAGACAACTGCCTCACAAGGTAAGTGTACAGTAGGCCTATTCAGGTGTAACCCAGGGACTACCAACTTCAGCTCATATTCaaatcatttttttttatttttttaacgaACACTGTGAGTGTATGGTGTGCCGGAAGTATAAAAATAGTTTGACTCACCACGCAATGAATCCAGGAAAAACAAGAACGCAAACACTGACAACAAGACAAAAAAAACGATAAAGGCCGACCAGTCTTATAACACGTCTATAACGATAGGTGATCAAATTATTGAAGTTTGAAACTCTAATTCCGTCGACTTTTGAAACTGTtaacgtttctctctctctctatggtcccttctctctctttctgacccctcctTGTTTCCTTCCGCAGCAGGCAGACAGATGTCAGCTCGAGCCGTAGAACATTTCCTGGAATTTTGAAAGAGTTGTTACTTGTTAGTGGGTGGAGTCAATCTAATGGGGGTAAAATAGAGTACCCGATTATATTACAATCACCCCATTAAAAGGAGGAAATCATCATACCAATCACACCATTCATATGGTGAATGTACGCGTTACTTTTTAATAGTAGTTCAGAACCACACATCGTACTGCGTGATACGCGACCTTTTCAATGGTGATTTTAACTGTCTGAGACTGAGTGCGCATGTTCACCATAGAAGCCAACACAAAACGTTTCCCGGGAGTTTTTACTGTCAGATTCCtgggtatgaaaaatgtatgcactcactaactataagtcgctctggataagagcgtctgctaaatgactaaaatgtaaatgtaaattgtgtTTGAGTTTTTGATTGGGAGTGTACAGTGTAATATTTACAGGTAAGGAAAGTTCTTCTACAACTTAATTATGTCATTGGCAAGTATAGTCTATCGTATTTAGATTTAGCATGATTCTTATAAAAGCATGCTTGAATTATAACTTGTTGAGCTGTTTAGACCCTGattttcatagtttcatagtgagctagctagctaagttagctagtaTTGCCAAAAGAATGTTAGTGacagtagctagctatataaaaaaaaaaatagctaAATATCCTCATCACGTTGTAGCTAGATGTAATTTCTCTGTTCCCACTCTAGTCTGTTCACACTGAATGATGACTTCTCCCATCACTCAAGGTATGTTCAACAATACCCTTCAATAATAAGTAAAACACTTCAACAGGTGAAATATTTAATCAGATTAGCTAGGTACTTGTCATTAGGATTTTAAAGGGGAAATCAGCAGTTTCTACATACATCTTTGGACTTggaaattaatgatatgtaccgatttattcttgaagaatataacttataaaggccttatgagcttagttcaactgtcataccccaccAGAACCCTAAATATAagattgtttacaaacattggaataaaacaaagtaaacaaacactgtatagcctcaagcTATATCATGGATgctcagtccttgcatccatagctctgtctaagaatttgagagtggtaacatttctccagccccttcCCATAGCTTCTTACCGAAACAGGGACATGGAAGACGCTTAATtttttctactgctgattgccactttaagtGCTTTTCACTTGCTTCATATTGTAACCTGCAGTTGAGTGCAGTATAATGAAAAGACTGTCTCTTACTACCCTGACTAAGGGCTTTTGGTTTTGTTGGCAAAGGCTAATCCCTTGTCAGTTAGACCAAAAGGCCTGAAGGCTCATATTCAAAGACTTGGaaacacttacagtgccttcggaaagtattcagacccattgactttttccacattttgttactttacaaccttattctaa from Coregonus clupeaformis isolate EN_2021a chromosome 21, ASM2061545v1, whole genome shotgun sequence encodes the following:
- the LOC121535656 gene encoding protein lifeguard 3-like gives rise to the protein MSRSDFPPGYDDSHAPLYGPQGGNYPPPPAYGFPANGGPTSGQPSAPYPSGPHGPPYPGQPAGYPAGPYPGQPHPGGPGYNNQPMMPPMPPIIPPTMPSSALSGDGEGFAAGSFDSLKVRHSFIRKVYMILASQLLVTVAIVAVFTFVESVKLFVIRNPAVYWASFAVYFVTHIVLVCCKGPRRKFPWNIILLAIFTLAMSYMTGTISSYYDTKAVFLALGITVIVCIITTVFCFQTKVDLTSCTGLFCVLGVVVMVAGIITAIVLSFKYIPWLHMVYAAVGAVVYTLFLAYHTQLLIGKGKNSISPEEYVFAALSIYIDIVQIFLCLLQLIGAASR